CTTCGGCAGCACGGCGGCGTACGGGTTGACCCTCGTCAACTGGCGCGGTCAGGTCGCGGTCTTCGCGCTGTTCATCGCGGGCATCTTCGTCCCGTACCAGGCCGTGATCGTTCCCCTGTTCGAGTTCTGGAACCAGTACGTGCAGTTCGGCGAGCGACTCGCGTTCCTCTGGGGGCTCCCGCTGCTCGCGGAACACCACGCGACGATCCTCGAGTTGATCATCACGCACACGGCGTACGGGATTCCGATCTGTACGCTGATGTTCCGGTCGCAGTACAAGACGATGTCCTGGGAGATGATCGAGGCGGCGCGACTCGACGGCGCGACGGTCTGGCGGATCTACCGGCGGATCGTCCTGCCGCTATCGGTGCCGATGTTCGCCGTCGTGTTCATCTTCCAGTTCACCCAGATCTGGAACGAGTTCCTGTTCTCGCTGACGATCATCGGCAGCGTGAGCGACTCGGCCGCGTCCGCGACGCTGATCCTGTCGGGGCTCGGCGAGTCGCTGCAGGGAACCGACTACCCGCTGCGGATGGCGGGGGCGTTCATCACGGCGCTACCGACGCTGATCGTGTACGTGCTGTTCGCCGACCAATTCGCGGAGGGCGCACAAATATGACCGACCGCCGACCGAGTACACCAAAACGGAGGAACTGACGATGGCAGAAACGACACTCGACAACGTAACGAAGGTATTCACGGACGACGACGGCAGCGATATCGTTGCCGTCGACGAGGTATCGATCGACATCGAGGACGGGGAGTTCCTCGTTCTCGTCGGCCCGTCGGGCTGTGGCAAGTCGACGACCCTGCGGATGATCGCCGGCCTCGAGACGATCACGGACGGCGAGATTCGACTCGACGACCGCGTGATCAACGACATCCCCGCGAAGGACCGGGACATCGCGATGGTGTTCCAGTCGTACGCGCTCTACCCGCACATGACCGTGCGGGAGAACATGTCGTTCGGCCTCGAGGAGTCGACGGAGCTCTCGGACGACGAGATCACCGACCGCGTCGAGGAGGCCGCCGAGATGATGGGGATCGGCGAGCTGCTCGACCGCAAGCCCGGCGAGCTCTCGGGCGGCCAGCAACAGCGCGTCGCGCTCGGTCGCGCGATCGTCCGCGAACCGGCGGTCTTCCTGATGGACGAGCCGCTCTCGAACTTGGACGCCAAGCTCCGCGCGCAGATGCGGACCGAGCTCCAGCAACTGCAGGAGGAACTCGACACGGCGACGGTCTACGTCACCCACGACCAGACGGAAGCGATGACGATGGGCGATCGTATCGCGATCCTCAACGACGGCGAACTCCAGCAGGTCGGGACGCCGCTCGAGTGCTACCACGAGCCCGCCAACCAGTTCGTCGCGAACTTCATCGGCGAGCCGTCGATGAACTTCCTCGACGTGGACGTTCGCGAGACGGCCGACGGCGCCACGCTCGTCGGCGAGCACCTCGAGTACGCCGTCTCGGACGATATCGCGGATTCGATCGAGGGCCGCAGCGACGTCGTCCTCGGCATTCGACCGGAGGATATCGACATCGAACGCGACGAGGGGCGACAGGCGGGCGGCCACGAGGTCCCCGCACAGGTCTCGGTCGTCGAACCGACCGGCGACGAGAACATCGTCTACCTCGTGCTCGGCAACGACGAATTCGGCGACGACACCGAGTTGCTGGACACCGACCGAGAGACGATCATCGCGACGATCGACGGGATGAGTACGGTCAACTCCGGCGACCGCGTCGTCGCCCACATCCCCGAAGACGCGATCCACCTCTTCGACGCACGGACCGGCGAGGCGGTCCACAACCGCCGCGTCGAGAACACCGAGCCGCGAATCCCGAACGTCTAACGGAGCGTTGAATCGCGCCTCGATCTGACTCGAGTCTGACGAGGCGCCGTTGGCCGTTGGCCGTTCGCCGTTCGATTTTCGACTTTCGACGTTTGACTGGTCGGCCGTTCGAGTACAGTACGATCGGTCGTTTTCGACCGCTGATTGTTCTCCGC
The DNA window shown above is from Halopiger xanaduensis SH-6 and carries:
- a CDS encoding ABC transporter ATP-binding protein, coding for MAETTLDNVTKVFTDDDGSDIVAVDEVSIDIEDGEFLVLVGPSGCGKSTTLRMIAGLETITDGEIRLDDRVINDIPAKDRDIAMVFQSYALYPHMTVRENMSFGLEESTELSDDEITDRVEEAAEMMGIGELLDRKPGELSGGQQQRVALGRAIVREPAVFLMDEPLSNLDAKLRAQMRTELQQLQEELDTATVYVTHDQTEAMTMGDRIAILNDGELQQVGTPLECYHEPANQFVANFIGEPSMNFLDVDVRETADGATLVGEHLEYAVSDDIADSIEGRSDVVLGIRPEDIDIERDEGRQAGGHEVPAQVSVVEPTGDENIVYLVLGNDEFGDDTELLDTDRETIIATIDGMSTVNSGDRVVAHIPEDAIHLFDARTGEAVHNRRVENTEPRIPNV
- a CDS encoding carbohydrate ABC transporter permease, which encodes MSEETATPEPTPTADRTALESIDVQQLLLYATLAGLVVFYLIPIESGLVTSIKTSEALRTTYPFVPPGLEGVTFEKWSFAFDMLSRGLVNSMLFTIPATILCAIFGSTAAYGLTLVNWRGQVAVFALFIAGIFVPYQAVIVPLFEFWNQYVQFGERLAFLWGLPLLAEHHATILELIITHTAYGIPICTLMFRSQYKTMSWEMIEAARLDGATVWRIYRRIVLPLSVPMFAVVFIFQFTQIWNEFLFSLTIIGSVSDSAASATLILSGLGESLQGTDYPLRMAGAFITALPTLIVYVLFADQFAEGAQI